The following proteins are encoded in a genomic region of Paenibacillus sp. FSL R7-0273:
- the ahpF gene encoding alkyl hydroperoxide reductase subunit F, protein MALDADIKAQLAQYLQLMEGEVLLKVSAGDDSVSQEMLSLVNELAEMSANIKVEHTALPRTPSFSVNRPGEDTGVTFAGVPLGHEFTSLVLALLQVSGRAPKAEQATIDQIKGLKGEYHFETYISLTCHNCPDVVQALNLMSVLNSGVTSTMIDGAAFKSEVESKDVMAVPSVYLNGEFFGSGRMTAEEILAKLGTGPDASELSDKAPFDVLVVGGGPAGASAAIYAARKGIRTGIVAERFGGQVMETMGIENFIGTKYTEGPKLAASLEEHVKEYEIDVMKTLRAKRLEKKELIEIELENGAVLKSKTVILSTGARWRNVGVPGEAEFKNKGVAYCPHCDGPLFTGKHVAVIGGGNSGIEAAIDLAGIVSHVTVLEFMPELKADSVLQKRLYSLPNVTVHKNVQTKEITGTDKVNGITFIERDTGTEQHVELEGVFVQIGLVPNTDWLADSLERTRFGEIVVDSHGATSIPGVFAAGDCTNSPFKQIIISMGSGATAALGAFDYLIRN, encoded by the coding sequence ATGGCGCTTGATGCGGATATCAAAGCACAATTAGCGCAGTATCTTCAGCTCATGGAGGGCGAGGTACTGCTGAAGGTCAGCGCCGGAGACGACAGCGTTTCGCAAGAAATGCTGTCTCTGGTGAATGAGCTGGCCGAAATGTCGGCCAATATCAAAGTAGAACATACTGCACTTCCGCGCACGCCAAGCTTCAGCGTGAATCGTCCGGGCGAAGATACCGGCGTTACCTTTGCTGGCGTACCGCTCGGCCATGAATTCACCTCACTGGTGCTGGCCCTGCTGCAGGTAAGCGGCAGAGCTCCAAAGGCGGAGCAGGCGACTATTGATCAGATCAAGGGCCTCAAGGGTGAATACCACTTCGAGACCTATATCAGCCTGACCTGCCACAACTGCCCGGATGTGGTACAGGCGCTCAACCTGATGAGCGTACTTAACAGCGGCGTAACCAGTACTATGATCGATGGTGCTGCTTTCAAGAGCGAAGTTGAGAGCAAGGATGTTATGGCGGTACCGTCCGTCTACCTGAACGGCGAGTTCTTTGGCAGCGGCCGGATGACCGCGGAAGAAATTCTCGCTAAGCTGGGTACCGGACCGGATGCTTCCGAATTATCCGACAAGGCACCATTTGATGTACTGGTGGTTGGCGGCGGTCCTGCCGGCGCGAGTGCGGCTATCTATGCCGCCCGTAAAGGGATCCGCACCGGTATCGTCGCTGAGCGCTTCGGCGGCCAGGTTATGGAGACGATGGGCATTGAGAACTTCATCGGTACGAAGTACACCGAAGGTCCGAAGCTCGCTGCGAGCCTGGAGGAGCACGTGAAGGAATACGAGATCGATGTGATGAAGACTCTGCGGGCCAAGCGCCTGGAGAAGAAGGAACTCATCGAAATCGAGCTGGAGAACGGTGCCGTGCTGAAGAGCAAGACGGTTATCCTCTCTACTGGCGCCCGCTGGCGTAATGTGGGGGTTCCAGGCGAAGCCGAGTTCAAGAACAAAGGCGTAGCGTACTGCCCGCACTGTGACGGCCCGCTCTTCACCGGCAAGCATGTTGCCGTAATCGGCGGCGGCAACTCCGGTATCGAAGCGGCGATTGACCTGGCGGGTATCGTCAGCCATGTAACCGTTCTGGAATTCATGCCTGAGCTGAAGGCAGACTCTGTGCTTCAAAAGCGTCTGTACAGCCTGCCTAACGTAACCGTGCATAAGAACGTTCAGACCAAGGAAATTACAGGCACTGACAAGGTGAACGGCATTACCTTTATCGAACGCGACACCGGTACGGAGCAGCATGTTGAGCTTGAAGGTGTATTCGTCCAAATCGGCCTTGTGCCGAACACCGACTGGCTTGCGGATTCACTGGAGCGTACCCGCTTCGGCGAAATCGTCGTCGACAGCCACGGTGCAACCAGCATTCCGGGTGTGTTCGCCGCAGGCGACTGCACCAACAGCCCGTTCAAGCAGATCATCATCTCCATGGGCTCCGGCGCAACCGCCGCCCTGGGTGCATTCGATTATCTGATCCGCAATTAA
- a CDS encoding CPBP family intramembrane glutamic endopeptidase, whose translation MDNIKQIRSIGMLIWLHVLPGALLGLLYILLLKAEILSEYPRIITLGLAGVISIVPIQWGCLLYVARKETGSFNIFRILGLKSKLEGKSYFLYTAVLLVLTGVLMLALSPLSGYLLNTVFSWIPHGFNYNQDMSTFSRNEILLTIAVSFFFFTLIGPVTEELYFRGFLLARMNWLGNYGVLLNLILFAVYHVWSPWLIIARIVAFLPLFYIVRKKDSYKLGITVHCLANFSDVIGMVMLL comes from the coding sequence ATGGATAATATCAAACAGATCAGAAGCATCGGTATGCTTATCTGGCTGCATGTATTACCGGGGGCGTTGTTGGGCTTACTTTATATTCTTTTACTGAAAGCAGAGATTCTATCTGAGTATCCCAGAATCATTACGCTGGGTTTGGCTGGTGTCATTTCTATTGTGCCGATTCAGTGGGGCTGTTTATTGTATGTGGCCAGAAAGGAAACGGGCAGCTTCAATATATTTAGAATCCTCGGACTGAAAAGTAAGCTGGAGGGTAAGAGCTATTTCCTATACACAGCTGTGCTCCTGGTACTGACAGGAGTCCTCATGCTTGCACTGAGCCCATTATCCGGCTACCTATTGAATACGGTATTTAGTTGGATTCCACACGGATTTAACTACAATCAGGATATGAGCACCTTCAGCCGTAATGAAATTCTTCTGACCATAGCCGTGAGTTTTTTCTTTTTTACGCTTATAGGACCGGTAACGGAGGAGCTCTATTTTCGGGGCTTTTTACTCGCACGTATGAATTGGCTGGGGAACTATGGTGTACTGCTGAATCTTATTTTGTTTGCAGTATATCATGTCTGGTCGCCTTGGCTGATCATCGCAAGAATCGTTGCTTTTCTTCCATTGTTTTATATTGTACGCAAAAAAGATTCCTACAAGCTGGGGATTACGGTACATTGCTTAGCTAATTTTTCGGATGTAATCGGGATGGTGATGCTGTTGTAA
- a CDS encoding MerR family transcriptional regulator, protein MYTIGQIAEILGISKDKLRYYEEKEIIKPVQNGCNHYRQYDSDDIDNALAIEYYRSLDLDFKTIRKLHMDSDTASIKNILNEKYEAVVTEIARMSHIAKRIAEAKQHLLDIEKNLNCYSLRSMAPVEILGQLSDFRAYEEFKTIHNNREILEDEPIFKSLKRLITFDEEGIQSGSMLVTKAVEDGRAAGARKLVQYDRCVYTILEDKSQDDHLLEHHFLKSQSWMKDNHYKPQGTAIIGMLSVGHSEGRLRTYLEVYIPVE, encoded by the coding sequence ATGTACACTATCGGTCAGATTGCAGAGATCCTGGGGATATCCAAAGATAAGCTGAGATATTATGAGGAGAAAGAGATTATCAAGCCTGTACAAAATGGCTGTAACCATTATAGGCAATATGATTCGGATGATATTGATAACGCTCTGGCCATTGAGTACTACAGGTCGTTGGATCTGGATTTCAAAACAATCCGGAAGCTCCATATGGACAGCGATACGGCTAGCATCAAAAATATTCTAAATGAGAAATACGAAGCAGTGGTAACAGAAATAGCGAGAATGAGCCATATAGCCAAGCGGATTGCGGAAGCAAAACAGCATTTGCTCGATATTGAAAAGAACTTAAACTGTTATTCGCTCAGATCTATGGCACCAGTCGAGATCTTGGGACAATTATCCGATTTCAGGGCTTATGAGGAATTTAAAACTATACATAATAACAGGGAGATACTTGAGGATGAGCCGATCTTCAAAAGCTTGAAGCGGCTTATCACGTTCGATGAAGAGGGGATACAGTCCGGCAGCATGCTGGTTACTAAAGCAGTCGAAGACGGCAGGGCAGCGGGAGCGCGAAAGCTTGTACAGTATGACAGGTGCGTGTATACCATCCTTGAAGATAAGTCGCAAGATGACCATCTGCTGGAGCATCACTTTTTAAAAAGTCAATCATGGATGAAGGACAATCATTATAAACCGCAAGGTACAGCCATCATAGGCATGTTATCAGTGGGTCACAGTGAAGGAAGATTAAGGACTTATCTGGAAGTTTATATCCCTGTTGAGTAA
- a CDS encoding ABC transporter ATP-binding protein — protein sequence MLTIRQFSKSYKGGKKAVHNLSLTVEKGDIYGFIGHNGAGKTTTIRAVVGVMDFEEGEIEIDGISMKKDPLACKSRIAYIPDNPDLYDHLTGIQYLNFIGDLFNVSRKDRELLIAKYGGAFQLTPHLGDLVSGYSHGMKQKLAIISALIHKPKLLVLDEPFVGLDPKAAHTLKTIMAEVCSEGSAIFFSTHVLDTAEKLCNKIAIIKQGRLIAEGRTEDVKGENSLEDVFMELIDHD from the coding sequence ATGCTAACCATCAGACAGTTTTCCAAAAGCTATAAGGGCGGGAAGAAAGCAGTACATAATCTTAGCCTGACAGTCGAAAAAGGGGATATTTACGGCTTTATCGGACATAACGGAGCAGGCAAAACGACGACGATCCGGGCGGTAGTGGGCGTAATGGATTTTGAAGAGGGCGAGATTGAAATCGACGGCATTTCGATGAAAAAGGACCCCTTGGCCTGCAAGTCGCGGATCGCGTACATTCCTGATAACCCCGACCTGTACGACCATCTCACGGGGATTCAGTACCTGAATTTCATCGGCGATCTGTTTAACGTATCCCGGAAGGACCGTGAGCTGCTCATTGCCAAGTACGGCGGGGCTTTTCAGCTGACTCCCCATCTCGGTGATCTGGTCTCCGGGTATTCCCACGGCATGAAGCAGAAGCTGGCGATTATCTCTGCACTCATTCATAAGCCGAAGCTGCTGGTGCTGGATGAGCCCTTTGTCGGACTGGACCCTAAAGCGGCTCATACGCTGAAGACGATTATGGCGGAGGTATGCAGCGAAGGCAGTGCGATTTTTTTCTCGACGCATGTGCTGGATACGGCAGAGAAGCTGTGCAACAAGATTGCGATTATCAAGCAGGGCCGGCTGATTGCCGAGGGCAGGACTGAGGATGTAAAAGGGGAGAACAGCCTGGAGGACGTATTTATGGAGCTGATCGATCATGATTAA
- a CDS encoding S-layer homology domain-containing protein, whose product MKKSIKLVTLSAAAAIAFSFAGEQFASAAAFTDLNNVADKEKIIALQDQGLVKGISATKFGPNLPISEAEGVQMIVNAAGLNLDTIRFVKAPKATDYFVNANDSAWYAQALIIAGVHGLDLPADLQPGNKLTREAFTHQLINAIELGGRLPMIKIAPVEFADQDQVTAEYSGSLQRALAYGVLKLDDSGKLNPKQQITRAEAAVEISNALAYLKAHPAPAAQSEILTAEEAVQLIKEAVGPEADLQIKIDPAASMSRETFTYLLINTLQTSGQLPMYKLVPVAVADEEQMELLNSGAIQTALALKIVSLDEDGNFNPKDPITRTDGTAMVSKVQEILKDKGAQ is encoded by the coding sequence ATGAAAAAATCAATTAAGCTTGTTACACTATCCGCCGCCGCTGCCATCGCGTTCAGCTTTGCCGGGGAGCAATTCGCATCCGCTGCCGCTTTTACCGATCTGAACAACGTAGCGGATAAAGAAAAAATCATTGCCCTGCAGGATCAGGGGCTGGTCAAAGGGATCAGCGCAACGAAGTTCGGCCCGAATCTGCCGATCTCTGAAGCGGAAGGTGTGCAGATGATCGTCAACGCTGCCGGCCTCAATCTGGACACGATCCGGTTTGTTAAGGCGCCGAAGGCTACGGATTATTTTGTGAATGCGAATGATTCCGCCTGGTATGCGCAGGCGCTTATTATAGCCGGTGTCCACGGGCTCGACCTGCCGGCTGATCTGCAGCCGGGCAATAAACTGACGCGTGAAGCCTTTACCCATCAGCTGATTAATGCGATCGAGCTGGGCGGCCGGCTGCCGATGATCAAGATCGCCCCGGTGGAATTTGCCGATCAGGATCAGGTTACAGCAGAATATTCCGGCTCCCTCCAGCGCGCCCTGGCTTATGGGGTGCTGAAGCTGGATGACAGCGGCAAGCTGAATCCGAAGCAGCAGATTACCCGGGCTGAAGCTGCAGTAGAGATCAGCAATGCGCTCGCCTATCTGAAGGCACATCCGGCACCAGCGGCTCAGAGTGAGATTCTCACCGCAGAAGAAGCCGTTCAACTCATTAAGGAGGCCGTAGGCCCTGAAGCAGATCTGCAGATCAAGATCGATCCGGCTGCCAGCATGAGCAGAGAAACGTTCACCTACCTGCTGATTAATACGCTGCAGACAAGCGGCCAGCTGCCGATGTATAAGCTCGTTCCGGTTGCGGTTGCTGATGAGGAGCAAATGGAACTTCTGAACTCGGGGGCGATCCAGACGGCGCTTGCCCTCAAGATTGTCAGCCTGGACGAAGACGGCAATTTCAACCCGAAGGACCCGATTACCCGTACAGACGGAACCGCGATGGTCAGCAAGGTACAGGAAATTTTGAAAGATAAAGGCGCACAATAA
- a CDS encoding NAD(P)H-dependent oxidoreductase, with product MNHLIVYAHPHEGSFNHAILDTAVAALKEKGHEVHVRDLYKLGFNPVLSPADTAAMREGNTPADIAAEQEYLRNAEVITFVYPIWWTGLPAILKGYVDRTFSYGFAYQYNAEGGIDKLFTGKKAVIVNTHGTPGEVYEAIGMHNSLKMTSGGGIFEFCGVEVLEHLLFGGVGSGAGDKELNNMLAQVKAKFSAL from the coding sequence ATGAACCACTTGATCGTCTATGCTCATCCGCATGAAGGAAGCTTTAACCACGCCATTCTTGACACCGCAGTAGCTGCGCTTAAGGAGAAGGGCCACGAGGTTCATGTCCGTGATCTGTACAAGCTTGGCTTTAATCCGGTATTGTCCCCTGCAGATACAGCAGCGATGCGCGAAGGCAATACACCGGCTGATATTGCGGCAGAGCAGGAGTATCTGCGCAATGCGGAGGTTATCACCTTTGTCTATCCGATCTGGTGGACAGGGCTTCCGGCCATTCTCAAAGGCTATGTAGACCGTACGTTTTCCTACGGCTTCGCCTATCAGTATAATGCAGAGGGCGGCATAGACAAGCTGTTCACAGGCAAAAAAGCAGTTATCGTCAACACCCACGGCACTCCTGGGGAAGTGTATGAGGCCATTGGCATGCATAATTCACTTAAGATGACCTCCGGCGGCGGAATCTTTGAATTCTGCGGCGTTGAAGTACTGGAGCATCTCCTGTTCGGCGGCGTTGGAAGCGGTGCGGGTGATAAGGAACTAAACAATATGCTGGCACAGGTAAAAGCAAAATTCAGCGCACTGTAA
- a CDS encoding GNAT family N-acetyltransferase: MSYNNVDRTITTERLLLRLFTSSDAAAVARLCNNYNIYKTTLYLPYPYTLEDALSWIDRHEGNFDARLMYEFAVTDKLSGEVYGAIALSCNEKSNNGELAYWIGEEYWGRGYATEAAEAMVDFAFEDRHYHKVFARYFSSNTASGKVMEKIGMSKEGILREHIRKENRYHDLVHYGIVRT, encoded by the coding sequence ATGTCATATAACAACGTTGATAGAACAATAACTACAGAGCGTCTGCTCTTGAGATTATTCACCTCATCGGATGCAGCGGCTGTAGCCAGGCTGTGCAACAACTACAATATCTACAAAACTACCCTGTACTTGCCGTATCCCTATACGCTGGAGGACGCACTAAGCTGGATTGACCGCCATGAGGGTAACTTTGATGCAAGGCTGATGTATGAATTCGCAGTAACTGACAAGCTGAGCGGAGAAGTATATGGTGCAATAGCCCTGTCCTGCAATGAAAAATCCAACAACGGCGAACTGGCTTATTGGATTGGTGAGGAGTATTGGGGGAGAGGCTACGCTACTGAGGCGGCAGAGGCAATGGTGGACTTCGCTTTTGAGGACAGGCACTACCATAAGGTCTTTGCGCGCTATTTCAGCTCGAATACGGCCTCGGGTAAGGTGATGGAGAAAATTGGCATGAGTAAAGAGGGCATCCTGAGGGAGCATATCAGAAAAGAAAACCGATACCACGATCTGGTCCATTACGGGATTGTCCGTACATAG
- a CDS encoding sensor histidine kinase → MKRAGKNGNLWGALVLSVFLILLCDGILMFGLSMLIVRSGLIDVARFHVFWPIAILLLASVLTGTAITAIVGRKLLAPINDLSEAAKRVAKGDFSARVAHEEHKVDVIGEMAVNFNGMVQELGGMETLRNDFIVNVSHEFKTPIAAIEGYATLMQDQGLSPKEREDYSRLIIESTRQLSSLSSNILKLSKLENQEIVGGKIEFALDEQLRQALLLLEAQWNDKALNLDLALEPVVYYGNEELLMQVWLNLLGNAIKFTDDGGEIAVSLFGTEVAVTVQISDSGTGMTEEVMKRIFEKFYQGDKSRSAEGNGLGLPLVRRIVELSGGSVAVESTPGKGAAFTVILPV, encoded by the coding sequence GTGAAAAGGGCGGGGAAAAACGGTAACCTGTGGGGGGCACTGGTGCTGAGCGTCTTTCTGATCCTGCTGTGTGACGGAATTCTGATGTTCGGCCTCAGTATGCTGATTGTCAGGTCAGGGCTGATTGATGTGGCCCGGTTTCATGTTTTTTGGCCGATCGCCATCCTGCTGCTGGCAAGTGTGCTTACCGGTACCGCCATTACGGCGATTGTCGGCCGGAAGCTGCTGGCCCCGATTAACGATCTGAGTGAAGCGGCGAAGCGGGTAGCCAAGGGGGATTTCAGTGCCAGAGTAGCACATGAAGAACACAAAGTTGATGTGATCGGTGAGATGGCGGTGAACTTTAACGGCATGGTTCAGGAGCTGGGCGGCATGGAGACGCTGCGTAATGATTTTATCGTCAATGTATCGCATGAATTCAAAACACCGATCGCTGCCATTGAGGGCTATGCCACACTTATGCAGGATCAGGGCCTGTCGCCAAAGGAACGTGAGGATTACAGCAGGCTGATCATCGAGAGTACCCGCCAGCTGTCTTCGCTGTCCAGTAACATCCTGAAGCTGTCCAAGCTGGAGAATCAGGAGATTGTGGGCGGCAAAATAGAGTTCGCGCTCGACGAACAGCTCCGCCAGGCGCTGCTGCTGCTGGAGGCCCAATGGAATGATAAGGCGCTCAACCTGGATCTGGCGCTTGAGCCGGTAGTCTATTACGGCAATGAAGAGCTGCTTATGCAGGTGTGGCTGAATCTGCTGGGAAATGCGATCAAATTTACGGATGACGGCGGAGAGATCGCGGTCAGTCTGTTTGGCACGGAGGTAGCTGTTACAGTGCAGATTTCGGATTCCGGCACCGGAATGACGGAGGAGGTGATGAAGCGGATCTTCGAGAAGTTCTACCAGGGCGACAAGTCGCGTTCCGCCGAGGGGAACGGCCTCGGGCTGCCCCTGGTGCGGCGGATTGTGGAGCTGAGCGGCGGCAGCGTGGCGGTGGAGAGTACGCCGGGGAAGGGCGCGGCGTTTACGGTTATTTTGCCGGTCTGA
- a CDS encoding response regulator transcription factor has translation MINILVVEDNAKLRQLIGTVLAKHGYNPVPAEDGQHALELLDTQIIDLIISDIMMPNVDGYELIVRLRDAGYNTPVLMVTAKESFEDKQRGFLAGIDDYMVKPIDVNEMILRVGALLRRAKIVSERRLVIGEVVLDYDSLTVHRGDLSALLPQKEFYLLYKLLSYPNKIFTRQQLMDEIWGMDSETDARTVDVHINRLRERFKDYPEFDILTVRGLGYKAVKQP, from the coding sequence ATGATTAACATTCTGGTGGTCGAAGATAACGCCAAGCTGCGTCAGCTGATCGGCACTGTGCTGGCGAAGCACGGCTATAATCCGGTGCCGGCCGAGGACGGTCAGCATGCGCTGGAGCTGCTGGATACGCAGATTATTGACCTGATTATTTCAGATATTATGATGCCCAACGTGGACGGCTATGAGCTGATTGTGCGGCTGAGAGATGCGGGCTACAACACCCCGGTGCTGATGGTTACGGCAAAAGAAAGCTTTGAAGACAAGCAGCGCGGCTTCCTGGCAGGTATAGATGACTATATGGTGAAACCGATCGATGTGAACGAGATGATTCTGCGGGTCGGGGCGCTGCTGCGCCGGGCTAAGATTGTTAGTGAGCGCAGGCTGGTTATCGGGGAGGTTGTCCTGGATTATGATTCGCTGACGGTACACCGCGGGGACCTGAGCGCGCTTTTGCCCCAGAAGGAGTTCTATCTGCTCTACAAGCTGCTGTCCTATCCGAACAAAATTTTTACCCGCCAGCAGCTGATGGACGAAATCTGGGGGATGGACTCGGAGACGGATGCCCGGACAGTGGATGTGCATATCAACCGGCTGCGTGAACGCTTCAAGGATTACCCGGAGTTTGACATCCTGACCGTGCGCGGCCTGGGCTATAAGGCGGTGAAGCAGCCGTGA
- a CDS encoding ABC transporter ATP-binding protein/permease: protein MLQLKNISKSYTTGSFTQTALNDVSLDFRKSEFVAILGPSGSGKTTCLNIIGGLDQYDNGDLIINGASTKNFKDSDWDAYRNNSVGFIFQSYNLISHLSITDNVEMGMTLSGVNAETKHRKAVEALEKVGLKEHIHKKPGQLSGGQMQRVAIARALANDPDIILADEPTGALDTVTSEQIMELIKEIAKDKLVVMVTHNPELAETYADRIVQFRDGKVISDTNPPAELKTNANYQLKKTAMSYFTALKLSGKNISTKKWRTALTAFASSIGIIGIALILSLSNGFDKQISSYESGALSNFPVTISETAAQIDMSNPPGAQLEESGNKWTEFTDAAEVYPYDPTANTVLHTNELSQEYLDYLDNIDPTVLDGVSYSRKVNMNILRSDGEAAVPVDTASLNFTTYPDKPEGTEGSYLADYYDLLAGSLPEQPTDLVMVVDEYNRMNQSILEALGLDFNAANVSFDDIVGQEFKLIYNDDYYTEADGMFSLNGNAADLSEMYNSGNAVTLKISGIIRKQQDSPMSTMSAGIAYSDSLAEQFIENAQGSAIVQAQEQQDQVNVLTGKVFSQIGGIDMSGMGMGMGMGMGGSGASTDPGSANSQEAALAALGAVATPSSISLYPKDFGAKESIVAYLDKWNDDHSDEEMIVYTDLAAMVTSLSSGIMDGITMVLVAFASISLVVSLIMIGIITYISVLERTKEIGVLRALGARKKDITRVFNAETCIIGSLSGLLGIGIAYLLTIPVNLVLKSLTDLSNVAQLNPLHAFGLVVLSVGLTMLGGFIPAKFAAKKDPVVALRSE from the coding sequence ATGCTGCAGCTTAAAAACATCTCCAAAAGCTATACCACCGGCAGTTTCACGCAAACGGCACTCAATGATGTAAGTCTCGATTTCAGGAAAAGCGAGTTCGTGGCCATTCTCGGCCCCAGCGGCTCCGGTAAAACAACCTGCCTGAACATTATCGGCGGACTTGACCAGTATGACAACGGGGATCTGATCATTAACGGGGCCTCGACCAAGAATTTTAAGGATAGCGACTGGGATGCTTACCGCAATAACAGTGTCGGCTTTATTTTTCAGAGCTATAATCTGATCTCCCACCTGAGCATCACCGATAACGTAGAAATGGGCATGACCCTGAGCGGGGTAAACGCCGAAACCAAGCACCGCAAGGCAGTGGAAGCGCTGGAAAAGGTCGGACTGAAGGAGCATATCCACAAAAAGCCGGGCCAGCTGTCCGGAGGCCAGATGCAGCGTGTCGCCATCGCCAGAGCACTCGCCAACGATCCCGACATCATCCTCGCGGACGAGCCAACCGGTGCGCTTGATACAGTAACCAGTGAGCAGATCATGGAGCTGATCAAGGAGATCGCAAAGGACAAGCTGGTTGTCATGGTTACCCATAACCCGGAGCTGGCTGAAACCTACGCCGACCGGATCGTGCAGTTCCGGGATGGTAAGGTGATCTCCGATACCAATCCTCCGGCGGAGCTTAAGACCAACGCGAATTATCAGTTGAAAAAGACAGCAATGAGCTATTTTACCGCCCTCAAGCTGTCCGGTAAAAACATCTCGACCAAAAAATGGAGAACGGCGCTCACCGCCTTCGCCTCCAGCATCGGGATCATCGGGATTGCCCTGATCCTGTCCTTATCAAACGGATTCGATAAGCAGATCAGCAGCTACGAATCCGGAGCGTTATCCAACTTCCCGGTGACGATCAGCGAAACAGCAGCGCAGATTGATATGTCTAATCCTCCGGGAGCACAGCTGGAGGAGTCCGGCAACAAGTGGACCGAATTCACTGATGCAGCTGAAGTGTATCCGTATGATCCAACCGCCAACACGGTTCTGCACACGAATGAGCTTAGCCAGGAATATTTGGACTATCTGGATAACATCGACCCTACTGTGCTGGACGGTGTATCCTATAGCCGCAAGGTGAATATGAACATCCTTCGTTCAGACGGCGAGGCAGCAGTTCCCGTGGATACAGCCAGCCTGAATTTCACTACTTATCCGGATAAGCCGGAAGGTACGGAAGGCAGCTATCTGGCAGATTATTACGATCTGCTCGCGGGCAGCCTCCCGGAGCAGCCTACGGATCTTGTAATGGTTGTCGATGAGTACAACCGGATGAACCAGAGCATCCTCGAAGCGCTTGGCCTTGATTTCAATGCAGCTAACGTCAGCTTCGATGATATTGTCGGGCAGGAGTTCAAGCTAATCTATAACGATGATTATTATACTGAAGCAGACGGAATGTTCAGCCTGAACGGCAACGCCGCTGATCTTAGTGAAATGTACAACAGCGGCAACGCGGTTACTCTCAAAATCTCCGGGATTATCCGCAAGCAGCAGGATTCCCCGATGTCCACTATGTCAGCGGGTATCGCCTACTCCGACAGCCTGGCGGAGCAGTTCATTGAGAATGCACAGGGCTCAGCCATTGTGCAGGCCCAGGAGCAGCAGGATCAGGTCAACGTGCTGACCGGCAAGGTGTTCTCACAGATTGGCGGAATTGACATGAGCGGCATGGGCATGGGTATGGGCATGGGGATGGGCGGTTCCGGTGCAAGCACAGATCCGGGCAGTGCCAACTCCCAGGAGGCTGCCCTTGCAGCACTAGGAGCTGTAGCCACACCGTCCTCAATCTCGCTGTATCCTAAGGATTTTGGAGCGAAAGAAAGCATTGTCGCCTATCTGGATAAATGGAATGACGATCATAGTGATGAAGAAATGATCGTGTACACCGACTTGGCTGCAATGGTAACGAGCCTCTCCAGCGGGATTATGGATGGCATCACGATGGTCCTGGTTGCTTTTGCATCCATTTCACTGGTCGTATCCCTGATTATGATCGGGATCATCACCTATATCTCCGTGCTTGAACGGACGAAGGAAATCGGTGTGCTGCGTGCCCTCGGTGCGCGCAAGAAGGATATCACCCGTGTCTTCAATGCAGAGACCTGCATTATCGGCTCACTCTCCGGTCTGCTCGGTATCGGAATTGCCTATCTGCTGACCATTCCGGTCAACCTTGTGCTGAAGTCACTGACCGACCTGTCGAATGTAGCACAGCTTAACCCGCTGCATGCCTTTGGACTCGTCGTGCTCAGCGTCGGCCTGACGATGCTGGGCGGCTTCATCCCTGCCAAATTCGCAGCCAAAAAGGATCCGGTTGTGGCTCTGCGCAGCGAATAA